A single window of Halococcus saccharolyticus DSM 5350 DNA harbors:
- the mptA gene encoding GTP cyclohydrolase MptA has protein sequence MSQQLPDVQAAQPDVTVGLNQVGVTGVEKLVELDRPDDRPIVLMAEFEVFVDLPSWRKGADMSRNMEVVDETLEAAVAEPAYRVEDVCGDAAERLLEKHEYTTEATVEMEAELVTRERTPATDRPTQGTATIIAGACATEEGTTAEIGTRVTGMTVCPCSQGMSNSRARETLADLGVDEETTEEFLDRVPQAGHSQRGHATLRVESDGAPEADLSDLIDVARDSMSARIYNLAKRPDEDYMTEHAHANAKFVEDCVRDMAEGVVREFPDLPDDAVVTMKQSNDESIHQHNAHAERVAEVRTLREELDGTDVPADD, from the coding sequence ATGAGTCAGCAGCTACCGGACGTCCAGGCCGCCCAGCCCGACGTCACCGTCGGCCTCAACCAGGTCGGCGTCACCGGGGTCGAGAAGCTCGTCGAACTCGATCGGCCCGACGATCGCCCGATCGTCCTGATGGCGGAGTTCGAAGTGTTCGTCGACCTCCCCTCGTGGCGCAAGGGCGCGGACATGAGTCGGAACATGGAGGTCGTCGACGAGACCCTCGAGGCTGCGGTCGCGGAGCCGGCCTACCGGGTCGAGGACGTCTGCGGCGACGCCGCCGAGCGTCTGCTCGAAAAACACGAGTACACCACCGAGGCCACCGTCGAGATGGAGGCCGAACTCGTCACCCGCGAGCGGACCCCCGCGACCGACCGGCCGACCCAGGGCACCGCGACCATCATCGCCGGAGCCTGTGCGACCGAGGAGGGCACCACCGCAGAGATCGGCACCCGCGTGACGGGGATGACGGTCTGTCCGTGCTCGCAGGGGATGTCGAACTCGCGCGCCCGCGAGACCCTCGCGGATCTCGGCGTCGACGAAGAGACGACCGAGGAGTTCCTCGACCGCGTGCCCCAGGCAGGCCACTCTCAGCGCGGCCACGCAACGCTTAGGGTCGAAAGCGACGGTGCACCCGAGGCCGATCTCTCGGACCTGATCGACGTCGCGCGCGATTCGATGAGTGCGCGGATATACAACCTCGCGAAGCGTCCCGACGAGGACTACATGACTGAGCACGCCCACGCGAACGCGAAGTTCGTCGAGGACTGCGTCCGCGACATGGCCGAGGGCGTGGTTCGGGAGTTCCCCGACCTCCCCGACGACGCAGTGGTGACGATGAAACAGTCGAACGACGAGTCGATCCACCAGCACAACGCTCACGCCGAACGGGTCGCCGAGGTGCGCACGCTCCGCGAGGAACTCGACGGCACGGACGTCCCGGCCGACGACTGA
- a CDS encoding NAD(+)/NADH kinase: MKGDVRPDVPRRRAPARPTLRPSRRSAPTRVSPXEMCIRDRIWLDEATADALDHAGHPVDRMSECDLVVSIGGDGTLLFAARGADEAPVMGVNLGEVGFLNATPPEEAVATVEREVERIATKGQPRTRAVPRLRATNDGETLPPALNEIVVQGRRGPGGGADVAVEVDGASYLDGHADGVLVATPTGSTAYNLSEGGPLIHPTVDALVVTEMCADETMPPLVVDADEIVVRVTNAPEAVVVGDGRTRETIEPPAEVTIDRAPEPLRIAGPPLEFFSALDKLD; encoded by the coding sequence GTGAAAGGTGATGTGCGTCCGGATGTTCCGCGACGGCGTGCTCCAGCGCGTCCCACGCTCCGTCCGAGCCGTCGATCGGCACCAACACGCGTTTCGCCATANGAGATGTGTATAAGAGACAGGATCTGGCTCGACGAGGCGACCGCCGACGCGCTCGATCACGCCGGCCACCCGGTCGACCGGATGAGCGAGTGCGATCTCGTGGTCTCGATCGGCGGTGACGGCACCCTCCTCTTCGCTGCACGCGGTGCTGACGAAGCCCCCGTGATGGGCGTCAATCTCGGCGAAGTCGGCTTCCTGAACGCCACCCCACCTGAGGAAGCGGTGGCGACAGTCGAGCGCGAGGTCGAACGAATCGCAACCAAGGGCCAGCCCCGCACACGCGCCGTCCCGCGGCTCCGCGCGACCAACGACGGCGAGACGCTGCCGCCCGCGCTCAACGAGATCGTGGTTCAGGGCCGGCGCGGACCCGGCGGCGGGGCCGATGTCGCGGTCGAGGTCGACGGTGCGTCGTACCTCGACGGACACGCCGACGGTGTGCTCGTCGCTACTCCAACTGGTTCGACCGCGTACAATCTGAGCGAGGGCGGCCCACTGATCCATCCCACTGTCGACGCCCTCGTCGTCACCGAAATGTGTGCAGACGAAACGATGCCCCCGTTGGTCGTCGACGCCGACGAGATCGTCGTCCGCGTGACGAACGCGCCCGAGGCGGTCGTCGTGGGTGACGGCCGAACCCGCGAGACGATCGAACCGCCCGCCGAAGTCACCATCGACCGCGCCCCGGAGCCACTGCGGATCGCGGGCCCACCGCTCGAATTCTTCAGCGCGCTCGACAAGCTCGACTAA
- a CDS encoding universal stress protein, with product MAKRVLVPIDGSDGAWDALEHAVAEHPDAHLTLLYVINPVGAGAGGQVGDVGYAEEWYETAERRAEELFNVAADRLGGRAFDSEIVVGRPSRAIVEFADEQPIDAIVMGSHGREGVSRILLGSVAETTVRRSPVPVTVVR from the coding sequence ATGGCGAAACGCGTGTTGGTGCCGATCGACGGCTCGGACGGAGCGTGGGACGCGCTGGAGCACGCCGTCGCGGAACATCCGGACGCACATCTCACGCTGCTGTACGTCATCAACCCGGTCGGGGCGGGCGCGGGCGGCCAGGTCGGCGACGTCGGGTACGCCGAGGAGTGGTACGAGACCGCCGAGCGGCGGGCCGAGGAACTGTTCAACGTCGCCGCCGATCGTCTCGGCGGTCGTGCGTTCGACAGCGAGATCGTGGTCGGTCGCCCCTCTCGGGCGATCGTGGAGTTCGCCGACGAACAGCCGATCGACGCCATCGTGATGGGGAGCCACGGCCGCGAAGGTGTCTCCCGCATCTTGCTCGGCAGCGTCGCCGAGACCACCGTTCGGCGCTCGCCGGTGCCGGTGACGGTCGTTCGCTGA
- a CDS encoding DUF7113 family protein, translated as MLLIYGRAGGTDLTGTLYERGEDAPSFSGAPDEDAPYVWVCDSFYEVESGGQRQRVDGETVNVAFESPVAHGFETRERAVDGAREHLRTQFARIGVSEDDVEIEVVERDPDTYDGSVP; from the coding sequence ATGCTTCTGATCTACGGGCGGGCTGGCGGAACCGATCTGACCGGGACGCTCTACGAGCGTGGTGAGGACGCTCCCTCCTTCAGCGGTGCGCCCGACGAGGACGCTCCCTACGTCTGGGTCTGTGACTCCTTTTACGAGGTCGAGAGCGGTGGCCAGCGCCAGCGCGTCGACGGTGAAACGGTGAACGTCGCCTTCGAGTCCCCGGTGGCTCACGGGTTCGAAACCCGCGAGCGCGCAGTCGACGGGGCACGCGAGCATCTCCGAACCCAGTTCGCCCGGATCGGCGTGTCCGAGGACGATGTCGAGATCGAGGTCGTCGAGCGCGACCCCGATACCTACGACGGATCGGTCCCCTGA
- the gpmI gene encoding 2,3-bisphosphoglycerate-independent phosphoglycerate mutase, producing MRAALVVLDGWGIGDHDRLDAVRAADTPTMDRLADQGATGTLDTSGRSVGLPDGQMGNSEVGHLTIGAGRVIDQSYTRITRAIEAGDLLKNDAIASAFAHAESNGGRVHFMGLVSDGGVHSDQRHLHALIAAAADRGVDAVTHAFTDGRDTPPKSGAGYLADLEAAVDEHGTGNVVTVTGRYYAMDRDRNWERTRRAYDAIVERDADHTAGTAVEAVEESYDRGETDEFVEPTLVDGEAQRTPEIERWSREQGGPALTDGDSVVFFNFRADRARQLVRMLTNTRREWEFDLDQPAIELVTMTEYDETFDFPVAFAPHEPEDSLGETLAANGLTQLRIAESEKYPHVTYFLNGGREVEFEGEIREIVDSPDVPTYDQRPEMSAEAMTDTAIGVIETDDPDVMVLNYANPDMVGHTGDFDAAVAAVEAVDTQLARLVAACHRAGAHVLVTADHGNADDMGTPDDPDTAHTLNPVPVVYLAPGGSDDPAVANGNAAAGSTDGGKRIRDGGTLADLAPTVLTLCGVVVPDAMTGESLLVETGRRTH from the coding sequence ATGCGAGCGGCGCTCGTCGTGCTCGACGGCTGGGGGATCGGCGACCACGATCGGCTCGACGCGGTCCGGGCGGCCGACACGCCCACGATGGACCGCCTCGCTGATCAGGGAGCGACGGGCACTCTCGACACCTCGGGGCGGTCGGTCGGCCTCCCCGACGGACAGATGGGCAACAGCGAAGTCGGCCATCTCACCATCGGCGCAGGGAGAGTGATCGATCAGAGCTACACCCGGATCACGCGCGCCATCGAGGCGGGCGATCTCCTGAAAAACGACGCTATCGCGTCGGCGTTCGCTCACGCCGAGTCGAACGGCGGTCGGGTCCACTTCATGGGTTTGGTGAGCGACGGTGGCGTTCACTCCGATCAGCGTCACCTTCACGCGCTGATCGCAGCCGCCGCCGACCGCGGCGTCGACGCGGTCACCCACGCGTTCACCGACGGTCGAGACACACCTCCCAAGAGCGGCGCGGGTTACCTCGCCGATCTCGAAGCCGCGGTCGATGAGCACGGTACCGGCAACGTGGTCACCGTCACCGGCCGGTACTACGCGATGGACCGGGATCGAAACTGGGAGCGCACCCGCCGAGCCTACGACGCGATCGTCGAGCGTGACGCCGACCACACGGCCGGGACAGCGGTCGAAGCGGTCGAGGAGTCGTACGACCGCGGCGAGACCGACGAGTTCGTCGAGCCGACGCTGGTCGACGGCGAGGCGCAACGCACTCCGGAGATCGAACGGTGGAGTCGTGAGCAGGGCGGCCCGGCGCTCACCGACGGCGATAGCGTCGTCTTCTTCAACTTCCGGGCGGACCGCGCGCGCCAACTCGTCCGGATGCTCACTAACACTCGCCGCGAGTGGGAGTTCGACCTCGACCAGCCCGCGATCGAACTGGTAACGATGACCGAGTACGACGAGACCTTCGATTTTCCCGTGGCGTTCGCGCCCCACGAACCCGAAGACAGCCTCGGTGAGACTCTCGCTGCCAACGGCCTGACTCAGCTCCGGATCGCCGAGTCCGAGAAGTACCCCCACGTCACCTACTTCCTCAACGGCGGACGCGAGGTGGAGTTCGAGGGCGAAATCCGAGAGATCGTCGACAGCCCGGACGTGCCGACTTACGATCAGCGACCCGAGATGAGCGCCGAAGCGATGACCGACACGGCCATCGGAGTGATCGAGACGGACGATCCCGATGTGATGGTTCTCAACTACGCGAACCCTGACATGGTGGGTCACACCGGCGACTTCGACGCGGCGGTCGCGGCGGTCGAAGCCGTCGACACCCAGCTGGCGCGTCTCGTCGCGGCCTGTCACCGGGCAGGGGCGCACGTACTGGTGACCGCCGATCACGGCAACGCAGACGACATGGGCACGCCGGACGACCCGGACACGGCCCACACGCTGAATCCGGTCCCCGTGGTCTATCTCGCACCCGGTGGGTCCGACGACCCTGCGGTAGCGAACGGCAACGCTGCGGCCGGGAGCACCGATGGTGGGAAGCGAATTCGCGACGGCGGCACGCTCGCCGACCTCGCCCCGACGGTGCTCACGCTCTGCGGGGTCGTGGTGCCCGATGCGATGACCGGCGAATCGCTGCTCGTCGAGACCGGTCGCCGAACGCATTAG
- the gfo6 gene encoding D-xylose 1-dehydrogenase Gfo6, which yields MANLDGYFAAFTQRDWQTIDEGSVRIAVIGLGGFARERALPAIRDAEFCETTVLVSGSPETAGNLAETFGVGQVLDYEAFHDGEESDAYDAVYVATPPAFHEEYATTAAERGKHVLCEKPLAADLAAAERIVDACADAGVVCMTAYRLRTEPAVRRMRELIADGAIGEPVQVHGGFSARLLDEMSPDTWRLDPHVAGGGALMDLGVYPLNTTRFLLDADPVSVVAETTSGEAPFDRVDEHVVFQLSFPGGVTASCTASFDAHPDSRLQILGTDGQVLITDPFGGDVSQEIVVERGDTHTRYAGPSVDEVREEFDYFAHCVLTGEDCETDGEDGLTDLRIIEAAYESAETGERIEL from the coding sequence ATGGCGAATCTCGATGGTTACTTCGCGGCGTTCACACAGCGCGACTGGCAGACGATCGACGAGGGGAGCGTTCGGATCGCCGTGATCGGCCTCGGTGGGTTCGCCCGCGAGCGCGCCCTACCCGCGATCCGCGACGCGGAGTTCTGTGAGACCACGGTACTGGTGAGTGGGTCACCCGAAACGGCAGGGAATCTCGCCGAAACGTTCGGCGTCGGGCAGGTGCTCGACTACGAGGCGTTCCACGACGGAGAAGAAAGCGACGCGTACGACGCGGTCTACGTCGCGACCCCGCCGGCGTTCCACGAGGAGTACGCGACGACCGCCGCCGAGCGCGGCAAACACGTCCTCTGCGAAAAGCCGCTCGCTGCGGATCTCGCGGCGGCCGAGCGGATCGTCGACGCCTGCGCCGACGCTGGCGTGGTGTGTATGACTGCCTACCGGCTCCGTACCGAACCGGCGGTCAGGCGGATGCGCGAGCTGATCGCCGACGGCGCGATCGGCGAGCCGGTCCAGGTCCATGGTGGGTTCTCCGCGAGGCTGCTCGACGAGATGAGTCCCGACACGTGGCGGCTCGACCCCCATGTCGCGGGTGGCGGCGCGCTGATGGATCTCGGGGTGTACCCGCTCAATACCACCCGTTTCCTGCTCGACGCCGATCCCGTGTCGGTCGTAGCCGAAACCACATCCGGCGAAGCCCCGTTCGATCGCGTCGACGAGCATGTCGTCTTCCAACTTTCCTTCCCGGGTGGTGTGACCGCCTCGTGTACGGCGAGCTTCGACGCCCATCCCGATAGCCGGCTCCAGATCCTCGGCACCGACGGCCAGGTGCTCATCACCGATCCCTTCGGCGGTGACGTCTCCCAAGAGATCGTGGTCGAGCGCGGCGACACCCACACCCGCTACGCCGGCCCCTCGGTCGACGAGGTCCGTGAGGAGTTCGATTACTTCGCCCACTGCGTGCTCACCGGCGAGGACTGTGAGACCGATGGCGAAGACGGACTCACCGACCTCCGGATCATCGAGGCGGCCTACGAATCTGCCGAGACCGGCGAGCGCATCGAACTGTAG
- the nadC gene encoding carboxylating nicotinate-nucleotide diphosphorylase — translation MPVARSQVERWLREDLGHHDVTNDVPGETTGRLVAKESGVVAGLEAAVAVFEHLGVAVETHVDSGDRVESGEAVLTVDGAARAVLRGERVAVNIAGHASGVATRTREAVDAAREVTDTVRIAGTRKTTPGLRGVEKRAIVAGGGDSHRLDLSHMVMVKDNHVAEMGLEDAVSHFRKRASFATKIEVEVERPADGRRAAEAGADIVLFDNLAPAAVEEGVEGLPAGVLAEASGGITLDTVPAYAATGVDVISLGALTHSAPALDYSFRTG, via the coding sequence ATGCCGGTCGCCCGTAGCCAGGTCGAGCGGTGGCTCCGCGAGGACCTCGGCCACCACGACGTGACCAACGACGTGCCGGGTGAGACGACGGGACGACTGGTCGCCAAAGAATCGGGCGTCGTGGCCGGGCTGGAGGCCGCCGTCGCGGTGTTCGAGCACCTCGGGGTCGCGGTCGAGACGCACGTCGATTCGGGTGATCGGGTCGAGTCGGGCGAGGCAGTTCTGACCGTCGACGGTGCGGCACGCGCGGTGCTCCGTGGCGAGCGCGTCGCGGTCAACATCGCAGGCCACGCCTCCGGCGTCGCAACCCGCACGCGGGAGGCCGTCGACGCCGCCCGCGAGGTGACTGATACGGTGCGGATCGCGGGCACACGCAAGACCACGCCCGGCCTCCGTGGCGTCGAGAAACGCGCGATCGTCGCGGGCGGCGGCGACTCCCACCGGCTCGACCTCTCGCACATGGTGATGGTGAAGGACAACCACGTCGCCGAGATGGGCCTCGAAGACGCCGTCTCGCACTTCCGCAAGCGCGCCTCTTTCGCCACAAAGATCGAAGTCGAGGTCGAACGCCCAGCGGACGGTCGGCGAGCTGCCGAAGCTGGTGCGGACATCGTGCTGTTCGACAATCTCGCGCCCGCAGCGGTCGAAGAGGGCGTCGAGGGGCTGCCTGCGGGCGTGCTCGCGGAGGCCAGCGGCGGGATCACGCTCGACACCGTGCCGGCGTACGCCGCCACCGGGGTCGACGTGATTTCGTTGGGGGCACTCACTCATTCGGCTCCAGCGCTCGATTACTCCTTTCGCACTGGCTGA
- a CDS encoding L-aspartate oxidase produces the protein MPGTEANDSETADETDETTAETMVIGSGVAGCAAALAAARAGQEVLLVTKAERPEDATSWWAQGGVAVSRADAEGFKRDVIAASDGAADPDAVDVLVENANDAVEDVLVETLDVPFDTHGDDGFAYGHEAAHGERRILHVNASTGRHVLGPFLSHLDDHPNVAIREDTAALELLTREGRVHGALCESDGEIEPIHAGATVLATGGIGALYDRSTNPEGATGDGIAMAALAGADVTDMEYVQFHPTAYAGDEPFLLSEAVRGEGALLRNDDKERFMPEYHPDAELAPRDVVARAVASERKRTGDVVLDVSPLDFESEFPDLAAKCEERGVDVEAGIPVSPAEHFVCGGVDVDSRGRTSLDQLFAVGECSRTGVHGANRLASTSLLEGLVWGLRAGQATAADGADPVVVEAPDLRDSDPALPEAFAAEKFDRLRRVMDEYVGLARTPDGLRRAGAAIRRLKGEVDAYVRTRTSRDLYELRAATVTGLLIVRAASENAESRGCHRLVGESADTTDADEENEAHAGRP, from the coding sequence GTGCCTGGCACCGAAGCAAACGACAGCGAGACGGCGGACGAGACAGACGAAACGACGGCCGAGACGATGGTGATCGGCAGCGGCGTCGCGGGCTGTGCGGCGGCGCTCGCGGCCGCGCGAGCAGGCCAAGAGGTGTTGCTCGTGACGAAGGCCGAGCGCCCGGAGGACGCGACAAGCTGGTGGGCACAGGGCGGTGTCGCGGTCTCCCGGGCCGACGCCGAGGGGTTCAAGCGCGACGTCATCGCGGCGAGCGACGGCGCAGCGGATCCCGACGCGGTCGATGTGCTCGTCGAGAACGCGAACGACGCCGTCGAGGACGTGCTCGTCGAGACGCTCGACGTGCCGTTCGACACCCATGGGGACGACGGGTTTGCGTACGGCCACGAGGCCGCCCACGGCGAGCGACGGATCCTCCACGTCAACGCGAGCACCGGCCGCCACGTCCTCGGCCCGTTCCTCTCACATCTCGACGACCATCCGAACGTGGCGATCCGCGAGGACACCGCGGCGCTCGAACTCCTCACCCGCGAGGGCCGGGTCCACGGCGCGCTCTGTGAGTCCGACGGGGAGATCGAACCGATCCACGCAGGGGCGACCGTGCTCGCCACCGGTGGGATCGGTGCGCTCTACGATCGTTCGACCAACCCGGAGGGTGCGACCGGCGACGGGATCGCGATGGCAGCGCTCGCCGGAGCCGACGTCACGGATATGGAGTACGTCCAGTTCCATCCGACCGCGTACGCTGGAGATGAACCATTCCTCCTTAGTGAGGCTGTCAGAGGCGAGGGTGCGCTTCTTCGCAACGACGACAAGGAACGATTCATGCCGGAATATCACCCTGACGCCGAACTTGCGCCGCGGGACGTGGTCGCCCGCGCCGTGGCGAGCGAGCGCAAGCGGACCGGCGATGTGGTGCTCGACGTCTCGCCGCTCGACTTCGAGTCTGAGTTCCCGGACCTCGCCGCGAAGTGCGAAGAACGCGGAGTTGATGTTGAGGCGGGGATTCCGGTGTCTCCCGCCGAGCACTTCGTCTGTGGTGGGGTCGACGTCGACTCGCGTGGCCGGACGAGCCTCGATCAGCTGTTCGCAGTCGGGGAGTGCTCTCGGACGGGGGTCCACGGTGCGAACCGCCTCGCCTCGACCAGCCTGCTCGAAGGGCTCGTGTGGGGCCTGCGCGCGGGCCAGGCCACTGCCGCGGATGGGGCCGATCCCGTAGTGGTCGAGGCTCCCGACCTCCGCGACAGCGATCCCGCGCTCCCCGAGGCGTTCGCCGCGGAAAAGTTCGACCGACTCCGGCGAGTGATGGACGAGTACGTCGGGCTCGCCCGGACTCCCGACGGCCTCCGGCGTGCGGGCGCGGCGATTCGGCGACTGAAGGGCGAGGTCGACGCCTACGTCCGGACGCGTACCTCGCGGGACCTCTACGAACTCCGGGCCGCGACCGTGACGGGACTCCTGATCGTTCGGGCAGCGAGCGAGAACGCCGAGTCGCGCGGCTGTCACCGCCTCGTCGGCGAGAGCGCCGATACGACCGACGCCGACGAGGAGAACGAGGCCCATGCCGGTCGCCCGTAG
- the nadA gene encoding quinolinate synthase NadA has product MPELETTDLETDLSLFKYDNLEQLPPRYRKLDESERTERIERALDELGDDVLVLGHNYQREEIVAHADFIGDSYALSKRAAEADADHVVFCGVTFMAESADIITDDSQTVILPSMEASCPMAGMAEALQVDAAWAEITDAAPDENIVPVTYMNSYADLKAFCAEQGGLVCTSSNAHKAFEYAFERGDKVLFLPDKHLGENTAHRLGMEDNTAVWDPWDPEGKDASEVAEADIVLWEGYCQVHERFRESHVEQVREDHPDANVVVHPECRREVVEAADVVGSTSTITDTVAEAEPGETWAIGTEIHLANHLARWHPEVEVLPLCGDACMDCNAMRQIDPNYLTWVLEELVEGRERNVIEVSPEEKELAGVALDRMLEI; this is encoded by the coding sequence ATGCCAGAACTGGAAACGACGGACCTCGAAACCGACCTCAGCCTGTTCAAGTACGACAACCTGGAACAGCTTCCGCCACGATACCGGAAGTTGGACGAATCCGAGCGCACGGAGCGCATCGAGCGGGCGCTCGACGAACTCGGTGACGATGTCCTCGTGCTCGGGCACAACTACCAGCGCGAGGAGATCGTCGCACACGCCGACTTCATCGGTGACTCCTACGCTCTCTCGAAGCGCGCCGCCGAGGCTGACGCCGATCACGTCGTGTTCTGTGGGGTGACGTTCATGGCCGAATCGGCCGACATCATCACCGACGACTCCCAAACGGTGATCCTCCCCTCGATGGAAGCCTCCTGCCCGATGGCAGGGATGGCCGAAGCTCTCCAGGTCGACGCCGCGTGGGCGGAGATCACCGACGCCGCGCCCGACGAGAACATCGTCCCCGTAACCTACATGAACTCATACGCCGACCTGAAGGCCTTCTGTGCCGAGCAGGGCGGACTTGTCTGCACGTCCTCGAACGCCCACAAGGCCTTCGAGTACGCCTTCGAGCGCGGCGACAAGGTGCTGTTCCTCCCCGACAAACACCTCGGCGAGAACACTGCCCATCGACTGGGAATGGAAGACAACACGGCCGTCTGGGACCCGTGGGACCCCGAGGGCAAGGACGCGAGCGAGGTCGCAGAGGCCGACATCGTGCTCTGGGAGGGGTACTGCCAAGTCCACGAGCGCTTTCGGGAGAGCCACGTCGAGCAGGTCCGCGAGGACCATCCCGACGCGAACGTCGTCGTCCACCCCGAGTGCCGCCGCGAGGTTGTCGAGGCTGCGGACGTGGTGGGCTCGACCAGCACGATCACCGATACGGTGGCCGAGGCCGAGCCGGGCGAGACGTGGGCGATCGGGACGGAAATCCACCTCGCCAACCACCTCGCGCGGTGGCATCCCGAAGTCGAGGTCCTCCCACTGTGTGGCGACGCGTGCATGGACTGCAACGCGATGCGCCAGATCGACCCCAACTACCTGACGTGGGTGCTCGAAGAGCTGGTCGAGGGCCGCGAACGCAACGTGATCGAGGTCAGTCCTGAAGAGAAGGAGCTCGCCGGCGTGGCGCTCGACAGGATGCTGGAGATCTGA
- a CDS encoding amidohydrolase: MTDAADLVLTNGEVHTLTDPDETAEAIAVRDGEIVRVGSAYEIDFLAGVDTRTIDLDGHVLLPGFIDAHTHMEELGKRLVHADLADATSPDEAIEALGERADELDSDEENRGWILGFGYDESAWDESRYLDRTDLDRVSETRPVVAFREDMHTASVNGVTLDRLGDRLPQGDVRTENGDPTGVLVEDALGPVRAATAPGRAATRDLLLAAQEYANELGVTGVHDMVRGSHAPRVYRDLDSAGEITLRVRINYWSDHLDATIETGLATNHGSEFVRTGAIKTFTDGSIGARTAKLTEPYADASGGDADGKTTGQWVVPPAELHELVERADDAGFQVTAHAIGDRAVDEVLDTYAATDDPGSARHRIEHAELPFNGAIDRFADTGIVASVQPNFLKWADEGGLYDTKLGDNRRRRSNPLRELHDAGVRLAFGSDCMPLDPLLGVHHAVNAPVDAQRLPVTDALRAYTHGAAYAGFDEDRLGTIEPGKRADLVALDRSPWDQPGEVEDIDVAATIVDGEIVHDAR, translated from the coding sequence ATGACCGACGCTGCGGACCTGGTGCTCACGAATGGTGAGGTCCACACGCTCACAGATCCCGACGAGACCGCCGAGGCGATTGCCGTCCGCGACGGCGAGATCGTCCGTGTGGGGTCGGCCTACGAGATCGACTTCCTCGCGGGCGTCGACACTCGGACGATCGATCTCGACGGCCACGTCCTCCTCCCGGGATTCATCGACGCCCACACGCACATGGAGGAACTCGGCAAGCGCCTCGTCCACGCCGACCTCGCCGACGCCACCTCGCCCGACGAGGCAATCGAGGCACTCGGCGAGCGCGCCGACGAACTCGATAGCGATGAAGAGAACCGCGGGTGGATACTGGGCTTCGGCTACGACGAGAGCGCGTGGGACGAGTCGCGCTACCTCGATCGGACGGATCTCGATCGGGTGAGCGAGACACGGCCGGTGGTCGCGTTCCGCGAGGACATGCACACCGCGAGCGTGAACGGCGTCACGCTCGATCGCCTCGGCGATAGACTCCCCCAGGGAGACGTTCGGACGGAGAACGGCGACCCTACCGGGGTGCTCGTCGAGGACGCGCTCGGTCCGGTTCGAGCAGCGACCGCGCCAGGCCGCGCCGCAACCCGTGATCTCCTCCTCGCCGCCCAAGAATACGCCAACGAACTCGGCGTCACCGGCGTCCACGACATGGTTCGGGGCTCTCACGCGCCCCGCGTCTACCGCGACCTCGATTCCGCGGGAGAAATCACGCTCAGAGTCCGGATCAACTACTGGAGCGATCATCTCGACGCCACGATCGAGACGGGCCTCGCGACCAACCACGGCAGCGAGTTCGTGCGGACGGGCGCGATCAAGACCTTCACCGACGGGAGCATCGGCGCACGGACCGCGAAGCTGACCGAGCCATACGCCGACGCCAGCGGCGGGGATGCGGACGGCAAGACCACGGGCCAGTGGGTCGTTCCGCCAGCCGAACTCCACGAACTCGTCGAGCGCGCCGACGACGCTGGCTTTCAGGTGACGGCCCACGCTATTGGCGACAGGGCGGTCGACGAAGTGCTCGACACCTACGCGGCGACCGACGATCCCGGCAGCGCGCGTCACCGGATCGAGCACGCCGAACTCCCCTTCAATGGAGCTATCGACCGTTTTGCGGACACCGGGATCGTGGCGTCGGTCCAGCCGAACTTCCTGAAGTGGGCGGACGAAGGGGGGCTCTACGACACCAAGCTCGGTGACAACCGCCGGCGGCGCTCGAACCCGCTCAGAGAGCTTCACGACGCCGGGGTTCGACTCGCCTTCGGCAGCGACTGCATGCCGCTCGATCCGCTGTTGGGCGTCCACCACGCCGTGAACGCCCCCGTCGACGCCCAACGACTCCCCGTGACCGACGCACTCCGGGCGTACACCCACGGCGCGGCGTACGCCGGCTTCGACGAGGATCGGTTAGGAACGATCGAACCAGGCAAGCGCGCCGACCTCGTCGCACTCGACCGCTCGCCGTGGGATCAGCCAGGCGAGGTCGAAGACATCGACGTCGCAGCGACGATCGTCGACGGCGAGATCGTCCACGACGCACGCTGA